From a single Miscanthus floridulus cultivar M001 chromosome 8, ASM1932011v1, whole genome shotgun sequence genomic region:
- the LOC136471335 gene encoding zinc finger CCCH domain-containing protein 14-like, which yields MEGGRKRGKGDGAKGASAGGKRSREVESFQSGVGSKSKPCTKFFSTSGCPFGEGCHFLHYFPGGYQAVSKMTNLGGTTIAPPGRTTMDGPPTRTVKTRLCNKYNTAEGCKWGDKCHFAHGERELGKPMLMDSYMPPPMGPRPTGHFAPPPMANPGLATPASFGASATAKISVDASLAGGIIGRGGVHTKQISRVTGAKLAIRDHESDTSLKNIELEGTFDQIRNASAMVSELIVSISGNAPLQAKNPAGGTHRGGGTGSNFKTKMCENFAKGSCSFGDKCHFAHGGNELRKPAAA from the exons ATGGAGGGCGGCCGCAAGAGGGGGAAGGGCGACGGCGCCAAAGGGGCCTCCGCCGGCGGGAAGCGATCGCGAG AAGTGGAGTCATTTCAAAGTGGTGTAGGAAGCAAATCGAAGCCATGCACCAAATTTTTCAG TACCTCTGGTTGTCCCTTTGGTGAGGGCTGCCATTTTCTCCATTACTTCCCTGGTGGCTACCAGGCAGTTTCAAAAATGACCAACCTGGGTGGCACAACAATTGCACCTCCTGGAAGAACGACAATGGATGGGCCCCCTACACGCACCGTGAAGACTCGCTTGTGCAACAAGTACAACACTGCAGAGGGATGCAAATGGGGTGACAAATGCCACTTTGCACATGGTGAAAGGGAGCTTGGCAAGCCTATGTTGATGGACAGCTATATGCCACCCCCCATGGGACCAAGACCCACTGGTCATTTTGCACCTCCACCTATGGCCAACCCTGGCTTGGCCACTCCAGCTAGCTTCGGCGCTTCTGCCACAGCCAAGATCAGTGTTGATGCATCCCTTGCAGGTGGCATCATCGGGAGGGGTGGAGTTCACACAAAACAGATATCTCGAGTCACCGGGGCAAAGCTGGCCATCCGGGACCATGAATCAGACACCAGCTTGAAAAACATTGAGCTTGAGGGCACCTTTGATCAGATCAGGAATGCTAGTGCTATGGTCAGTGAGCTGATTGTCAGCATCAGTGGCAATGCCCCTCTGCAGGCCAAGAACCCAGCTGGTGGAACTCATCGTGGTGGAGGCACAGGAAGCAACTTCAAGACCAAGATGTGTGAGAACTTCGCAAAAGGATCGTGTTCTTTTGGTGACAAGTGTCACTTTGCCCATGGTGGCAATGAGCTGCGCAAGCCTGCTGCTGCTTGA